The genomic interval AGCCGCAGTTCGGGATCCCGCTGGGCCTGGTGGCGCTGGTGGCGCTGGGCCTGCTGTTCTCGCCGCCGTCGACGCGCTGGGCGGCGCAGGTCTACGACATCGCCGACGAGGACTGAATCCGCGGGCTCAGCGCGGCTGCCGCCACATCGGCCACACCGGCGGGCCGCCGGCGGTCACGTCGAGTTCGCCGGTGACCTCGAATCCGTAGCGCTCGTAATACGGAATGTTCTCGCGCTTGCTGGACTCCAGATATGCGGGCGCGCCGGTGCTGTCGCAATGCGCGACCCGCGGCTCGAGCAGGGCATGCGCCACGCCGCGCCCCCGCACCCGCGGCAGTGTGCCCACGAAGGCGAGATACCAGTGCGGTTCGCGCGGGTGCTCGGCCTGCATGCGCTGGGCGAGCTGTCCGGCCGCGGGCAACCGGGTACGGAACGCCCGCGCCAGCCCCGGCAGCGTACGCAGTTCGGTCAGAGTGGAGGGCCGCCGATCGCCGGGTGGGGCCCACACTGCCGCGCCGACCATGCCGCCCGTGTCGTCGAAGGCCACATCCACGCCGCCGAGATCGATGAACTGATGCCGGACGAGGGCGGCGAACATATGGGCGGCCCGCCGGGCCCGCACCCGATCGTCGCGAATCAGCCAGCCGATGACCGGGTCGTCGGCGAACGCCGCACCGAGCACCCCCGCCAGATCGCGCACATCCGACAACCCCGCCGCCCGGACCGTGATATCCATCGCCCCACCCTACGGCCGTCCCGCCAGCAGTTCTCGTCCGCCCGCTCGGTGCGACCGCGCCGCGGCTCGGGCGATCAGGACTCGGCCAGGCGGGCGAGGGCGGCGCCGGTGAGGCGGTAGCCGGTCCACTCGTCCTGGGGTTCGGCGCCGAGTGAGTCGTAGAACTCGATGGACGGGGTGTTCCAGTCCAGCACCGACCACGCCACCCGGTGGTAGCCCCGCGCGACCGCCACCCGGGCGAGTTCGGCGAGCAGCGCCTTGCCCAGGCCGATGCCGCGGGCCTCCGGCTTGACGTAGAGGTCCTCGAGGTAGATGCCGTGCGTGCCGGTCCAGGTCGAGTAGTTCAGGAACCAGATCGCGCAGCCGAGTATCTCCCCGCCCGAATCCTGTTGTGCCACATGGGCGAACAGTGCCGGATTCGGAGCGAACAGTGCCGCGTGCAGCTGTTCGGCGGTGAGCCGGCACTCGTGCCGGGCCTTCTCGTACTCGGCCAGGTCGTAGACCAGCTCCACCAGGGCGGGCACGTCGGCGGGCGTGGCGGGGCGGATCATCGGGCTGCCTCGTCGAGCGTAGGGACCAGGTTGTGGGCGAGCACGCTGCGGGCCTTGTGATCGTGGCCCAGCACGGTGACCCCCGCGGTGGACATGAAGAAGCGGCGGCCCTCGCGGACATCGAATCCGGCCCACCGGGCGATCAGGGCGCGGGAGAAGTGGCCGTGACCCACCAGGATCACGTCGCGC from Nocardia wallacei carries:
- a CDS encoding GNAT family N-acetyltransferase encodes the protein MDITVRAAGLSDVRDLAGVLGAAFADDPVIGWLIRDDRVRARRAAHMFAALVRHQFIDLGGVDVAFDDTGGMVGAAVWAPPGDRRPSTLTELRTLPGLARAFRTRLPAAGQLAQRMQAEHPREPHWYLAFVGTLPRVRGRGVAHALLEPRVAHCDSTGAPAYLESSKRENIPYYERYGFEVTGELDVTAGGPPVWPMWRQPR
- a CDS encoding GNAT family N-acetyltransferase, with the translated sequence MIRPATPADVPALVELVYDLAEYEKARHECRLTAEQLHAALFAPNPALFAHVAQQDSGGEILGCAIWFLNYSTWTGTHGIYLEDLYVKPEARGIGLGKALLAELARVAVARGYHRVAWSVLDWNTPSIEFYDSLGAEPQDEWTGYRLTGAALARLAES